The following proteins are encoded in a genomic region of Trypanosoma brucei gambiense DAL972 chromosome 8, complete sequence:
- a CDS encoding amino acid transporter, putative → MTNQSSGGNDRGRRDTDPFAHAGDVKLSSDAIALDVTQKGQDDVVKEVKPSLFAVLLEKFIPHGGLWSCALNLASATLGAGICSLPTGFNLSGIVMSCIYLVCVAVGTVYSLNLLAKVAVKTGSRNYGEAARMVMGPLTGYYAAALMIAMCFGGNVAYIIIIGIILRALFSRDGVPEYLKSESGNRLMTSMVWLVIILPMCIPKQVNSLRHLSFVGVMFIVYFSCVVIGHSINKIINEGVADDIVYMRTGNSALDGLSLFLFSFICQSNAFEIFREMKHRSPQRFTIYGTVGMSMCAVLYFLVGLFGYLEFGGDAIDTVLSLYDPGENVAVAIAYIGVAAKVCVAFALHIIPMRDALYHCTGWHVDTVPYWKHVVVVVTINFTSLIIGLFIPKASTVFGLVGAFCGGHIGLVLPPLFYMYSGGFTREKVGNIDFFGTYLLLFVGVVAVVLGTGSAVYYSV, encoded by the coding sequence ATGACGAATCAATCCAGCGGGGGTAATGACAGGGGCCGTCGTGACACGGATCCTTTTGCTCACGCTGGTGATGTAAAATTATCTTCTGACGCTATTGCACTCGATGTAACTCAGAAAGGCCAGGATGATGTggtaaaggaagtgaaacccTCACTTTTCGCCGTACTTCTTGAGAAGTTTATTCCCCATGGTGGATTGTGGTCCTGTGCCCTGAACCTGGCCTCTGCTACATTGGGTgctggcatttgctcactTCCGACTGGTTTCAATTTGAGTGGGATTGTTATGTCCTGCATTTACCTTGTTTGCGTTGCGGTTGGCACGGTGTACTCTCTTAATCTTCTTGCAAAGGTTGCAGTGAAGACGGGATCGCGTAATTACGGAGAAGCTGCGCGGATGGTGATGGGTCCACTTACTGGTTACTACGCGGCAGCGCTTATGATAGCGATGTGCTTTGGAGGTAACGTTGCTtacatcatcattattggtATCATTTTGAGAGCTCTATTTAGTCGTGATGGTGTTCCGGAATATTTGAAATCAGAAAGTGGTAATCGGCTAATGACATCCATGGTGTGGTTGGTGATTATCTTACCTATGTGCATTCCCAAGCAGGTTAATTCATTGCGCCACTTATCCTTTGTGGGTGTGATGTTTATTGTGTATTTTTCATGTGTTGTTATTGGCCATTCCATTAATAAGATCATTAATGAGGGTGTCGCTGATGACATCGTGTACATGCGCACTGGAAATAGCGCTTTAGATGGCTTATCACTATTTCTCTTCTCATTTATCTGCCAGTCGAACGCATTTGAAATATTCCGTGAGATGAAACACCGGTCGCCGCAACGCTTCACAATATATGGTACTGTCGGCATGTCAATGTGTGCTGTGCTTTACTTCCTGGTTGGTTTATTTGGTTATTTGGAGTTTGGAGGGGATGCCATTGACACAGTGCTGTCTCTATATGATCCAGGTGAGAATGTTGCCGTTGCAATTGCGTACATTGGGGTTGCTGCCAAGGTTTGTGTTGCCTTTGCTTTGCACATCATACCAATGCGTGATGCACTGTACCATTGTACGGGTTGGCATGTTGATACTGTACCGTATTGGAAgcatgttgttgtggttgtaaCTATTAACTTTACCTCACTGATTATTGGACTCTTCATTCCGAAAGCATCCACTGTTTTTGGTCTCGTTGGTGCTTTCTGTGGTGGTCATATCGGACTTGTGTTGCCTCCGTTGTTCTACATGTACTCAGGTGGCTTCACGAGGGAAAAAGTTGGTAATATTGATTTCTTTGGTActtatctccttctttttgttggtgttgtggctGTTGTACTTGGTACTGGATCGGCAGTATATTATTCTGTGTAg
- a CDS encoding amino acid transporter, putative produces the protein MTNQSSGGNDRGRRDTDPFAHAGDVKLSSDAIALDVTQKGQDDVVKEVKPSLFAVLLEKFIPHGGLWSCALNLASATLGAGICSLPTGFNLSGIVMSCIYLVCVAVGTVYSLNLLAKVAVKTGSRNYGEAARMVMGPLTGYYAAALMIAMCFGGNVAYIIIIGIILKAVLNRDGVPEYLKSESGNRLMTSMVWLVIILPMCIPKQVNSLRHLSFVGVMFIVYFSCVVIGHSINKIINEGVADDIVYMRTGNSALDGLSLFLFSFICQSNAFEIFREMKHRSPQRFTIYGTVGMSICAVLYFLVGLFGYLEFGGKSVDTVLSLYDPGENVAVAIAYIGVAIKITVAHALHAIPIRDGLYHCVGWHVDTVPYWKHVVVVVTINFTSLIIGLFIPKASTVFGLVGAFCGGHIGLVLPPLFYMYSGGFTREKVGNIDFFGTYLLLFVGVVAVVFGTVSTIYNTVP, from the coding sequence ATGACGAATCAATCCAGCGGGGGTAATGACAGGGGCCGTCGTGACACGGATCCTTTTGCTCACGCTGGTGATGTAAAATTATCTTCTGACGCTATTGCACTCGATGTAACTCAGAAAGGCCAGGATGATGTggtaaaggaagtgaaacccTCACTTTTCGCCGTACTTCTTGAGAAGTTTATTCCCCATGGTGGATTGTGGTCCTGTGCCCTGAACCTGGCCTCTGCTACATTGGGTgctggcatttgctcactTCCGACTGGTTTCAATTTGAGTGGGATTGTTATGTCCTGCATTTACCTTGTTTGCGTTGCGGTTGGCACGGTGTACTCTCTTAATCTTCTTGCAAAGGTTGCAGTGAAGACGGGATCGCGTAATTACGGAGAAGCTGCGCGGATGGTGATGGGTCCACTTACTGGTTACTACGCGGCAGCGCTTATGATAGCGATGTGCTTTGGAGGTAACGTTGCTtacatcatcattattggtATCATTTTGAAGGCTGTGCTCAATCGTGATGGTGTTCCGGAATATTTGAAATCAGAAAGTGGTAATCGGCTAATGACATCCATGGTGTGGTTGGTGATTATCTTACCTATGTGCATTCCCAAGCAGGTTAATTCATTGCGCCACTTATCCTTTGTGGGTGTGATGTTTATTGTGTATTTTTCATGTGTTGTTATTGGCCATTCCATTAATAAGATCATTAATGAGGGTGTCGCTGATGACATCGTGTACATGCGCACTGGAAATAGCGCTTTAGATGGCTTATCACTATTTCTCTTCTCATTTATCTGCCAGTCGAACGCATTTGAAATATTCCGTGAGATGAAACACCGGTCGCCGCAACGCTTCACAATATATGGTACTGTCGGCATGTCAATATGTGCTGTGCTTTACTTCCTGGTTGGTTTATTTGGTTATTTGGAGTTTGGAGGGAAATCTGTTGACACAGTGCTGTCTCTATATGATCCAGGTGAGAATGTTGCCGTTGCAATTGCGTACATTGGGGTTGCAATTAAAATAACAGTTGCTCATGCTCTACACGCTATTCCTATACGTGACGGTCTGTACCATTGTGTGGGTTGGCATGTTGATACTGTACCGTATTGGAAgcatgttgttgtggttgtaaCTATTAACTTTACCTCACTGATTATTGGACTCTTCATTCCGAAAGCATCCACTGTTTTTGGTCTCGTTGGTGCTTTCTGTGGTGGTCATATCGGACTTGTGTTGCCTCCGTTGTTCTACATGTACTCAGGTGGCTTCACGAGGGAAAAAGTTGGTAATATTGATTTCTTTGGTActtatctccttctttttgttggtgttgtggctGTTGTATTTGGCACGGTTTCAACAATATACAACACGGTGCCGTag
- a CDS encoding amino acid transporter AATP5 — translation MSNVRGNITPAVVYASNEPNALNASDDGIKNYEAYEDIQSNNSESKFAPFSKLSKKIAAVIPPGGIFASAFNIAATTLGAGIFGLPSTANGSGLVMGILYLVIINCMTIYSMYNLALAAERSKALTYEGVTFVVLGRWAAYAIAAVRAFDGFTSCIAYVISVGDIFSSILKGTDAPEFWKGNTGNRLLTALLWLCCMLPLVIPRHVDSLRHVSTCAVTFMVYFVIVIVVHSCLNGLPENIKDVSVGKSDTAAIILFNSGNAAVEGLGVFMFSYTCQDTAYEIYMDMKDRSVRKFVISSAIAMCMCTVLYILTVFFGYMDFGRDVTGSILLMYDPVNEPAVMVGMIGVLVKLIASYALLAMACRNALYSIAGKNADVLPFWKHCASVVTLSVAALVLGLFIPKVNTVLGFAGSITGGSLGYIFPSLLLMYSGGFTWQRVGPFHYLVAYGLLISGVVGVVFGTGATIWGTIVG, via the coding sequence ATGAGTAATGTCCGTGGAAATATAACCCCCGCCGTTGTTTATGCTTCCAATGAGCCGAATGCTCTTAATGCCTCGGATGATGGCATTAAAAACTATGAGGCCTACGAAGACATTCAATCAAACAATTCAGAATCTAAATTTGCTCCATTTTCCAAACTGAGCAAAAAAATTGCCGCCGTCATTCCTCCTGGAGGGATTTTTGCCAGCGCCTTTAACATCGCGGCGACGACGTTGGGCGCCGGCATCTTTGGTTTGCCGTCAACCGCCAATGGAAGCGGACTTGTGATGGGAATATTATATCTCGTCATAATTAATTGCATGACCATATATTCCATGTATAATCTCGCCCTTGCAGCCGAACGTTCTAAAGCACTCACATATGAGGGCGTTACATTTGTGGTGTTGGGGCGCTGGGCTGCATATGCCATCGCCGCTGTTCGAGCATTTGATGGCTTTACGAGTTGTATTGCCTACGTGATTTCAGTGGGagatattttctcttctattTTGAAGGGAACCGACGCACCTGAGTTCTGGAAGGGAAATACGGGCAACCGACTTTTGACCGCGCTTCTATGGCTCTGTTGTATGCTTCCACTTGTGATACCGCGACATGTGGATTCACTTCGTCATGTTTCCACCTGTGCCGTTACTTTCATGGTGTATTTTGTCATTGTGATTGTTGTGCACTCATGTCTAAATGGGCTTCCGGAGAATATTAAGGATGTTAGTGTTGGAAAGAGTGATACAGCTGCTATCATTCTCTTTAATAGCGGGAATGCAGCTGTTGAAGGATTGGGAGTATTTATGTTCTCATACACGTGCCAGGACACGGCGTATGAAATATATATGGACATGAAGGATCGCTCCGTGCGTAAGTTCGTTATTTCATCCGCTATCGCGATGTGTATGTGTACCGTGTTGTATATACTCACCGTATTTTTCGGTTACATGGACTTTGGCCGTGATGTTACCGGTTCAATTTTGCTCATGTACGATCCCGTGAATGAACCTGCGGTGATGGTTGGTATGATTGGTGTGCTTGTGAAGCTGATCGCCTCATATGCGCTGCTCGCTATGGCGTGTCGTAATGCGTTATACAGCATTGCAGGAAAGAATGCGGATGTATTGCCCTTTTGGAAACATTGCGCCTCAGTTGTAACCTTATCTGTTGCGGCACTGGTTTTGGGTCTCTTCATCCCAAAGGTTAATACGGTTCTTGGTTTTGCTGGTTCCATTACTGGTGGCTCACTTGgttatattttcccttcGCTACTTCTTATGTACTCGGGTGGCTTCACATGGCAACGTGTTGGACCTTTTCATTATCTCGTAGCGTACGGGTTGTTAATTTCAGGTGTTGTCGGCGTTGTTTTTGGTACCGGTGCCACCATTTGGGGCACAATTGTTGGCTAA
- a CDS encoding amino acid transporter, putative — MRATKKHPNDGKGATTDPFVDGSNPIPSEVAAFDPSQQEHVDVVKEVKPSLFTVLLEKFIPHGGLWSCALNLASATLGAGICSLPTGFNLSGIVMSCIYLVCVAVGTVYSLNLLAKVAVKTGSRNYGEAAKAVMGPLTGYYAAALMIVMCFGGSVAYIIIIGIILKAVLSRDGVPEYLKSESGNRLMTSMVWLVIILPMCIPKQVNSLRHLSFVGVMFIVYFSCVVIGHSINKIINEGVADDIVYMRTGNSALDGLSLFLFSFICQSNAFEIFREMKHRSPQRFTIYGTVGMSICAVLYFLVGLFGYLEFGGKSVDTVLSLYDPGENVAVAIAYIGVAIKITVAHALHAIPIRDALYHCVGWHVDTVPYWKHVVVVVTINFTSLIIGLFIPKASTVFGLVGAFCGGHIGLVLPPLFYMYSGGFTREKVGNIDFFGTYLLLFVGVVAVVFGTVSTIYNTVP; from the coding sequence ATGCGAGCCACCAAAAAGCATCCGAATGATGGAAAGGGAGCCACTACCGATCCATTTGTTGACGGCAGCAATCCAATTCCCTCTGAGGTCGCTGCTTTCGATCCTTCGCAGCAGGAACATGTTGATGTggtaaaggaagtgaaacccTCGCTCTTCACCGTACTTCTTGAGAAGTTTATTCCCCATGGTGGATTGTGGTCCTGTGCCCTGAACCTGGCCTCTGCTACATTGGGTgctggcatttgctcactTCCGACTGGTTTCAATTTGAGTGGGATTGTTATGTCCTGCATTTACCTTGTTTGCGTTGCGGTTGGCACGGTGTACTCTCTTAATCTTCTTGCAAAGGTTGCAGTGAAGACGGGATCGCGTAATTACGGAGAAGCTGCCAAAGCAGTGATGGGTCCACTTACTGGTTACTACGCGGCAGCGCTTATGATAGTGATGTGCTTTGGCGGCTCCGTTGCTtacatcatcattattggtATCATTTTGAAGGCTGTGCTCAGTCGTGATGGTGTTCCGGAATATTTGAAATCAGAAAGTGGTAATCGGCTAATGACATCCATGGTGTGGTTGGTGATTATCTTACCTATGTGCATTCCCAAGCAGGTTAATTCATTGCGCCACTTATCCTTTGTGGGTGTGATGTTTATTGTGTATTTTTCATGTGTTGTTATTGGCCATTCCATTAATAAGATCATTAATGAGGGTGTCGCTGATGACATCGTGTACATGCGCACTGGAAATAGCGCTTTAGATGGCTTATCACTATTTCTCTTCTCATTTATCTGCCAGTCGAACGCATTTGAAATATTCCGTGAGATGAAACACCGGTCGCCGCAACGCTTCACAATATATGGTACTGTCGGCATGTCAATATGTGCTGTGCTTTACTTCCTGGTTGGTTTATTTGGTTATTTGGAGTTTGGAGGGAAATCTGTTGACACAGTGCTGTCTCTATATGATCCAGGTGAGAATGTTGCCGTTGCAATTGCGTACATTGGGGTTGCAATTAAAATAACAGTTGCTCATGCTCTACACGCTATTCCTATACGTGATGCACTGTACCATTGTGTGGGTTGGCATGTTGATACTGTACCGTATTGGAAgcatgttgttgtggttgtaaCTATTAACTTTACCTCACTGATTATTGGACTCTTCATTCCGAAAGCATCCACTGTTTTTGGTCTCGTTGGTGCTTTCTGTGGTGGTCATATCGGACTTGTGTTGCCTCCGTTGTTCTACATGTACTCAGGTGGCTTCACGAGGGAAAAAGTTGGTAATATTGATTTCTTTGGTActtatctccttctttttgttggtgttgtggctGTTGTATTTGGCACGGTTTCAACAATATACAACACGGTGCCGTag